CAAAAGCGCCAAAGTATTCCCTGATGGCCTCCTCGGTTGCTTCAGGATTCAATCCCCCAACAAAGATCTTCTTAGCAGGCTCTTTCTTCATCGCCATCGCCCTTTTAGGGTCGATCTGACGTCCGTCAAGTCTGTGTTCTTTCTGTTCCAGCAcctacagaaacaaaaaggtATCATCAGTGTCTCCAAGAAAGCCAACTGACATCTCAGGAATGTGTTTTGCTGTTGCAAGGAAGAACAATCAAATGAGGCTCACTTTGTCCACACTGGCAGAGTCTTTAAAGAGCACAAAGCCGAAGCCTCGGGACCGGCCAGTGTTGGAGTCCATTTTGATGGTGCAGTCTGAGACCTCCCCAAACTTGCTGAAGTAATCCTTCAGGTCTTTTTTACTTGTGTCCCAGCTGAGGCCaccaacaaacatttttctgcaaacCGAAGACACAAAACACTTCCATCTCTCTtctaaacaaagacaaaacttCTTCACTTAATCCCAGCATACACTGGAGTTAGCATGACTGTCTAAACTCTTACCCAGCATCCTCTTCTCCTTTGCTGGCGTCGATCTTGCCACCGTCTGTGCCGCTGTCCTGGCTGTCGTCGCCCCCCATCAGCTCCTGCTCGGCTCCATTCTGGTCCTCGTCTCCGTTCTGTTCCGATGTCTCCATGAGCAGATTCTCTGCGTCTGCCATTCTGAAATTGGTTTCTGTTCAAGAGACTGAGTACACACAAGCACAAAGTTCAAAGTATGAGGACCATCACTTGAAATGTTGAACAGGCCTAAcattacagcttttttttttttaaagtagaaaaatggCGAGATGCTAATAAATTTGGCCGTTTAAGGCCAAGGAGCAAATATTTATGCCTTCTAAAAAAATGCCCCCAAAGGagcacataactttatatttttagtgaAAGACGCAGCTCTTCAGTGCGTTTCAGATTCATGCAGttatgtgaatacttttttttccctagaGAAAATATGAAACCATGGTTACTGCAACTGATAAATATTAATCCTAGGGAGTATATGATGAAACAAAAAGAGTGCTGTAATGTTTATATGGCGAATTAGTTCTTCAAATCAAGTTCCCTCCAAAATACTCAACCTTGCTTGTGTTTcggtattttaataaaattgacAAACATCACACAagctgtgggaaaaaaaacattacactgGTATATGCAACATTCAATAAATCGCGAGCCATgataaatctgtttaattttattttaattaaatcacaAGGCACCACTTTCTGGGAGCATACATTTCATTTGGCTTATTTCATGAGTCCAAATATGTTGTTCACTCTGCACCTATGTATACATTTAAGGCAAGTATTTATAACAATTTTCTTTCCCAGGACCAATAAAATGCCTTGTGTATAAataattggattttttaaagTACGCCACTATATTACAGACTATACTATTTTTGTCTACCACATCTGAGAGTTCCAAGGCATTTGCTCCAGAAATTTCACTGTGTTGCAACATTGATTGATGCATGCTGCCCTTAAAAACTAAAGAACTTCACTGCTTTTGTCCTTCAGCTGTCTGAAAACTGGCaaattttgataaattaaaagcataTGCCATTTTAATTAATATAGAAAATCACCATAAATGAATAGGTACTCTGCTTTCCTACCCCAACTCAGACCTTCAAAACTATAACTGTATAATTTTGGATTGAATAGTTTTATAATCACATCACTTGAACGTGTCAAACAGGGCCTGaaagatttttaataaactaaagTTTCCTAATAAACTAACttccactaaaaaaaaaaaattataaatttctTGGTACTTGCAAACAGATATGAAGTCCAAGCTCCAAAATGAATAGAGgtcttctttctgctttttcacAAATTGAACTAGAATTTCgcaaacagaaatgaataatttaagTGATCCCAACTATGAAAGGCCTCCTTTGGCAGTATGGCAGAAAGATTACACGTTCCTTATGATCGTTCATCTGCCAagattcattcatttctacagaGGACTGCAcaacacaaaagtaaacatgagtaaattatgaaaaaaagagagacgtGTGCATCTCTGAGGGTCCATAAAACGacaatatataaacaaaaagatAACGAGCGCCGCGAGTCTCCATGTTGTTGAGCTTTTGAGCGGACCGCGCTTTGCCTCGTACCCGCTCGGGACGGATAGAAGGCCTCACTTGCAGCTAATCACTAAGGAGCCCGTTAAATTACTAATAACGAATAGTCGGGGAGTATACACCAATAAACAAGAGCTAAAGCATACGCATGTGTTGCTTAGTAGCGTGGGAACATGGAAGGGAGCGTTTCATTCATCGCTTTAAATAATCGCGTTCATGACCATTAGCTCCTTCAGCTAACTAAATGCTAACATCAAGACACGCCGCAAAATAACCCTCCCCTCTCAGAACAGACGCACACAGAATAACGcctaaataaaactgaaccaCCTCACTAAGGTTTAAGTGAGCTAATAACAACAGAACCCGCTGCTTACTTTGCGTGAATAAACCGGGGGGTCGCCGACTCACAGCTCAAAATGGACACTCCAAATTCGCCGCTAACTCGTGGCAAAATATATACGACCGGATGTGAGCAAGCAGTAGGGAAGCGCGGAAAGACGATGTCTGTGATTGGACAAGGTCTTGCGTTTAGTAATCAAAACTCTTACTCTATTGGCTGAGAAGGTGAAGGCTGTGACAAAAGGCATAGTCACCAGCCGAATGTTCTTTCTCTGTTAGCATTGCTTTTCAcgctgctgtttctgttttagatATATCACCGCATACATATGAGAGTAGCCGCCGCATCGGCTTCTTTGCCCACGATACATGAGCAACTCCGCCATATTGTGAGTGGCAAAGTTTCCGAAACAGGATTTCTGAACAAAAGA
This region of Xiphophorus hellerii strain 12219 chromosome 11, Xiphophorus_hellerii-4.1, whole genome shotgun sequence genomic DNA includes:
- the LOC116728274 gene encoding heterogeneous nuclear ribonucleoprotein A/B-like; protein product: MADAENLLMETSEQNGDEDQNGAEQELMGGDDSQDSGTDGGKIDASKGEEDAGKMFVGGLSWDTSKKDLKDYFSKFGEVSDCTIKMDSNTGRSRGFGFVLFKDSASVDKVLEQKEHRLDGRQIDPKRAMAMKKEPAKKIFVGGLNPEATEEAIREYFGAFGEIETIELPIDPKSKKRRGFIFITYKDEASVKKCLEKKYHTIEGGRCELKIAQPKEVYQQQQYGTGRGGGYGGRGGRGRGGQSQNWNQGYGNYYQGYGGQGYGYGGYSGYGNYDYSSGYYGYGTGYDYNQGNASYGKTPRRGAHQTSYKPY